The Pan paniscus chromosome 15, NHGRI_mPanPan1-v2.0_pri, whole genome shotgun sequence genome includes a window with the following:
- the LOC100994034 gene encoding putative serpin A13: MIALNFCNLVMWGFLAACHRVEAKVLRGKATCLRCWAYMSPALDSSLYHESPPGPPLLTASYQGPQRMEASRWWLLVTVLMAGAHCVALVDQEASDLIHSGPQDSSPGPALPCHKISVSNIDFAFNLYRQLALNAPGENILFSPVSISLALAMLSRGAPVASRTQLLEGLGFTLTMVPEAEIQEGFWDLLLRLRGQGPRLLLTMDQRRFSGLGARANQSLEEAQKHIDEYTEQQTQGKLGAWEKDLGSETTVVLVNHMLLRAEWMKPFDSRATSPKELFVDEHSAVWVPMMKEKASHRFLHYRKLQCSVLRMDRAGNTTTFFIFPNRGKMRQLEDALLPETLIKWDSLLRTRELDFHFPKFSISRTCRLEMLLPRVTVGGGFPGQPGLNISKVTHKAMMTLDEKGSEAAAATSIQLTPGPRPDLDFPPTPGTEFSRPFLVMTFHTETGSMLFLGKIVNPLG; this comes from the exons ATGATTGCTTTGAATTTCTGTAACCTTGTGATGTGGGGATTCTTAGCAGCATGCCACAGAGTGGAAGCCAAGGTCCTGAGAGGCAAGGCCACCTGCCTGAGGTGCTGGGCTTATATGAGCCCAGCCCTGGACTCCTCCCTGTACCATGAGTCACCTCCTGGCCCTCCCCTCCTCACAGCTTCCT ACCAAGGACCCCAGAGGATGGAGGCCTCTCGGTGGTGGCTGCTGGTCACTGTGCTCATGGCTGGGGCTCATTGTGTGGCCCTGGTTGACCAAGAAGCTTCTGATCTCATCCATTCTGGCCCCCAGGACAGCAGCCCtgggcctgccctgccctgccacaAAATCTCTGTGAGCAACATAGACTTTGCCTTCAACCTCTACAGACAGTTGGCTTTGAACGCCCCCGGGGAGAACATTCTCTTCTCCCCAGTGAGCATCTCCCTGGCCTTGGCCATGCTTTCTCGGGGGGCCCCAGTGGCCAGCAGGACCCAACTCCTGGAGGGCCTGGGGTTCACCCTCACCATGGTGCCTGAGGCGGAGATCCAGGAAGGCTTCTGGGATCTGCTGCTGAGGCTCCGTGGGCAGGGTCCCCGGCTCCTCCTGACCATGGACCAGCGCAGGTTCAGCGGCCTGGGCGCGAGGGCCAACCAGAGCCTAGAGGAGGCCCAAAAACACATTGACGAATACACAGAGCAGCAGACCCAGGGGAAGCTCGGGGCCTGGGAGAAGGACCTCGGCAGTGAAACCACAGTGGTTCTGGTGAATCACATGCTCCTCAGAG CTGAGTGGATGAAGCCCTTTGACTCACGTGCCACCAGCCCAAAGGAGTTATTTGTAGATGAGCACAGCGCTGTGTGGGTGCCCATGATGAAGGAGAAGGCCAGCCACCGCTTCCTGCACTACCGTAAGCTGCAATGCTCTGTGCTGCGGATGGACCGCGCTGGGAACACCACCACCTTCTTCATCTTCCCCAACAGGGGCAAGATGAGGCAGCTGGAAGATGCCCTGCTGCCTGAAACACTGATTAAGTGGGACAGTCTGCTCAGGACCAG AGAACTCGATTTCCACTTCCCCAAATTTTCCATTTCTAGAACCTGCAGACTGGAGATGCTCCTCCCACGAGTGACTGTGGGTGGAGGCTTCCCTGGGCAGCCTGGACTGAACATTTCTAAA GTCACTCATAAGGCCATGATGACGCTGGATGAGAAGGGCTCTGAAGCTGCTGCAGCCACCAGCATTCAGCTCACCCCTGGGCCTCGCCCAGACCTTGACTTCCCACCCACTCCAGGCACTGAGTTCAGTCGGCCCTTCCTGGTGATGACTTTCCACACGGAAACAGGAAGCATGCTTTTTCTGGGGAAGATTGTAAACCCACTGGGATAA